The Gemmatimonadales bacterium nucleotide sequence CCGCGGAGCGGACGGCTCTGAACATGCTCGGCAGGCTGAGCGGCATCGCCACTGCCACCCGGAATGCCGTCGCCGCTGTCTCGGGATTTCCCGCGCGTGTGCTGTGCACACGAAAGACCACGCCAGGATTTCGCGCCTTGGAAAAATACGCCGTTCGCATGGGCGGCGGATACAATCATCGCTTCGGCCTCGACGACGCCGTCCTGATCAAGGACAACCATCGCATGCTGGCTGGAAGCATCGCCGAGGCCGTCCAGCGCGTCCGGCGCGTCATCGGGCACATGGTGAAAGTACAGGTGGAGGTGGAAACTCTGACTCAGTTGGAGGAGGCGCTCGAGCTCGGAGTCGACGCGGTTTTGCTAGACAACATGCCTCCGGGTATCCTGGCTCAGGCGGTCGTGATGGCGCGAGGCCAGACGATTACGGAGGCCTCCGGGAAAATCACGCCGCAGAACGTTGCCGAAATCGCCGCCACCGGCGTTGGTCTCCTGTCGATCGGCTGGATCACGCACAGCGCACCTCAACTCGATGTAGCGCTCGAGGTAGAATCGATCCCGCAGAAATAATTGAACGATGGAGTGGGATGTTCACCACGTTCGCCGCCTCGCGACCGATCGTGTTCCCGGAGCTCGGCGAGTTGCGGCGGGCAGCGCGGGATCCGTCGTCAAGCAACGCCCGGTCACGGTCGGGCAGCGGTCGGGCGACCCGAAAAACGCCGCCACGCGAAGTACGCGGGAAGGCCCGACAGAATGACCCCGAACGCGATCACCGGGTCCCGGGGGCTCGCGACCAGGGCGTTCCCGAGGATCATCACCCCCGAGAGGATGAAGAGCAGGGGCACCACCGGATACCCGAACGTCCTGACCGGCCTTGGCAGGTCCGGCCGGCGCCGGCGCAACCCGAACACCGTGGCCGCCGCCAAGGCGTAGAAGGGCCAGATCGCCAGGACGAAGGTATCCGCGAGGCGCTCG carries:
- a CDS encoding amino acid transporter yields the protein ERLADTFVLAIWPFYALAAATVFGLRRRRPDLPRPVRTFGYPVVPLLFILSGVMILGNALVASPRDPVIAFGVILSGLPAYFAWRRFSGRPTAARP
- the nadC gene encoding carboxylating nicotinate-nucleotide diphosphorylase, translated to MPDPVGPAHPLYTIQYESLLKRALQEDLGRAGDITTTAIIPPEARAQGNIIARADGRVAGIEIALAAFRLLDPRCEGEMFVSDGSDVVSGARLASVQGQARAILSAERTALNMLGRLSGIATATRNAVAAVSGFPARVLCTRKTTPGFRALEKYAVRMGGGYNHRFGLDDAVLIKDNHRMLAGSIAEAVQRVRRVIGHMVKVQVEVETLTQLEEALELGVDAVLLDNMPPGILAQAVVMARGQTITEASGKITPQNVAEIAATGVGLLSIGWITHSAPQLDVALEVESIPQK